In Hymenobacter sublimis, a single genomic region encodes these proteins:
- a CDS encoding pirin family protein, which yields MLKLLPATDRHHAAPVNWLSSYFLFSFADYYDPQNLHFGPLRVFNDDTIQGNAGFPQHPHSEMEIVTLVLDGELTHADTMGNKSTIKKGEVQRMTAGTGLAHSEQNATDKPAHIYQLWFIPNQKGLSPSYEQKDVDFLDKKNELVPLVSGQKVLEDVVYMNSNTTIYWCNLAEGKTVTFKTFPIRNTFIYVKEGTLYINGVDIGPNDQVRSTDENVLEIQASKDAQFILIDLPGSEANY from the coding sequence ATGCTTAAGCTCCTTCCCGCTACCGACCGCCATCATGCTGCTCCCGTGAACTGGCTCAGCAGCTACTTTCTCTTCAGCTTCGCCGATTATTACGACCCGCAAAACCTGCATTTCGGGCCCCTGCGCGTGTTTAATGATGATACTATTCAGGGCAATGCGGGCTTTCCGCAGCATCCGCACTCCGAAATGGAGATTGTGACCCTGGTGCTGGATGGGGAGTTGACGCACGCGGACACCATGGGCAACAAGTCAACCATAAAAAAAGGGGAGGTGCAGCGCATGACGGCCGGTACTGGTCTGGCTCACTCCGAGCAGAATGCCACCGACAAGCCCGCCCACATCTACCAGCTGTGGTTTATTCCGAACCAGAAGGGCCTCTCGCCCAGCTACGAGCAGAAGGACGTAGATTTCCTGGACAAAAAGAATGAGTTGGTGCCCCTGGTATCGGGCCAAAAAGTGCTGGAAGACGTGGTGTACATGAATTCCAATACTACCATTTACTGGTGCAACCTGGCGGAAGGTAAAACGGTGACCTTCAAAACGTTTCCCATTCGTAATACCTTCATTTACGTGAAAGAAGGCACGCTGTACATCAACGGCGTAGATATCGGACCCAATGACCAGGTTCGGTCAACGGATGAGAATGTGCTGGAAATCCAGGCCAGCAAAGACGCG
- a CDS encoding XRE family transcriptional regulator: protein MINTNLKFWRRELSLTQAQMAEKLGIKRSLVGAYEEGRAEPKLATLVNMARLFGISLDALVTTDFSKKKNAKAVLQLQAQTAAATTEAATARTSNNLRILALTVDREQNENIELVPQKAAAGYLNGYADPEYLEELPKFRLPMLGNTGTYRAFEIAGDSMLPIASGTVIVGRYVDDWMSIKDGTPCIVVSSKEGIVFKRVFNRLKDAAMLALHSDNPLYSPYQIDVEDVVEIWEAKAYISSTFPIADLSLNRLASIVLDLQQQVSTMKKV, encoded by the coding sequence ATGATTAACACTAACCTCAAATTCTGGCGGCGCGAACTGAGCCTTACGCAGGCGCAGATGGCCGAAAAACTAGGAATTAAACGCTCCTTGGTGGGCGCTTACGAAGAAGGCCGCGCGGAGCCTAAGCTCGCGACCCTCGTGAACATGGCCCGCCTATTCGGCATCTCCCTCGACGCCCTGGTAACCACTGACTTTAGCAAGAAAAAGAATGCTAAAGCCGTGCTCCAACTGCAGGCCCAGACGGCCGCTGCTACCACGGAAGCCGCTACCGCGCGCACTAGCAATAACCTGCGCATTCTGGCCCTCACTGTTGACCGGGAACAGAACGAAAATATCGAACTGGTGCCCCAGAAGGCTGCGGCCGGCTACCTCAACGGCTACGCCGATCCAGAATACTTAGAAGAGCTGCCCAAGTTCCGTCTGCCTATGTTGGGCAATACGGGCACCTACCGCGCCTTCGAAATTGCCGGCGACTCTATGCTACCCATTGCCAGCGGCACCGTCATCGTAGGCCGTTACGTGGATGACTGGATGAGCATTAAGGACGGGACTCCGTGCATTGTGGTGAGTTCCAAGGAGGGCATCGTGTTTAAGCGCGTGTTCAACCGCCTGAAGGACGCCGCCATGCTGGCCCTGCACTCCGATAACCCGCTGTATTCGCCCTACCAGATTGATGTGGAGGACGTAGTAGAAATCTGGGAAGCCAAGGCCTACATCAGCAGCACCTTCCCCATTGCTGACCTGTCGCTGAACCGCCTCGCCAGCATTGTGTTGGATCTGCAGCAGCAGGTAAGCACCATGAAGAAAGTATAA
- the recQ gene encoding DNA helicase RecQ, whose amino-acid sequence MLFAAEPLAPTLESARRVLKKYYGYDSFRPMQEDIIGNIMGGQDTVVLMPTGGGKSICFQVPAVVQEGVCVVVSPLIALMKDQVEALKANGISAAYINSSVGQSEQNNIAADCLNGYLKLLYVSPEKLLSEGFLTFLRRLRISMFAIDEAHCISSWGHDFRPEYTQLRVLREQFPATPIIALTATADRLTQRDIQQQLRLSNPRVFLSSFDRPNLNLIVRPGQDRVGGILEFLERHQGEAGIIYCLSRKQCETLAQKIQAKGIKAGYYHAGMTPNQRGAVQEAFLKDDLQVIVATIAFGMGIDKSNVRWVIHYNLPKNIEGYYQEIGRAGRDGAPATAVLFYSFGDVMSLRDMLTKENPNLTQLNLTKLERMQQFAEAASCRRKILLNYFGETLATDCGNCDICRNPPTTFDGTELAQKALSAVVRGRERMSINLLIDVLRGMRNQAVLSQGLDQIKTYGAGRDLAYLDWYSYIHQMLNDGLLYIAYEEGYALKITELGREVLQGQRTLPMKKFQPAEKAEKAPRGRKAAAPTKAAPVSREAQLFEALRTLRKRIADEQGVPPYVIFTDSTLQEMATERPINRVAMLSISGVGMKKFETYGDAFIREVLAHGGNPAAAAAELDFDDDAVSLDPDDYSTAAKTATRKKEAKEPKEAATEVNGTMETTHQLHRMGLSVEAIAQRRDLAVSTVQTHLTTCYAKGLELRIEDFLKPQELAEIQTAQAQLGGSPMLRDLFDHLREQYDYFRLRLALMYFKKLRGE is encoded by the coding sequence ATGTTATTTGCTGCCGAACCACTCGCTCCTACCCTTGAATCTGCCCGCCGGGTATTAAAAAAATACTACGGCTACGACTCCTTCCGGCCCATGCAGGAAGACATCATCGGCAACATCATGGGCGGGCAGGATACGGTGGTGCTCATGCCTACTGGGGGCGGCAAAAGCATCTGTTTTCAGGTACCGGCCGTGGTGCAGGAGGGCGTGTGCGTGGTCGTTTCGCCCCTGATTGCCCTGATGAAGGACCAGGTGGAAGCCCTGAAAGCCAACGGTATTTCGGCCGCCTATATCAACAGCAGCGTGGGCCAGAGCGAGCAGAACAACATTGCCGCCGACTGCCTGAACGGCTACCTCAAGCTGCTCTACGTCTCGCCCGAAAAGCTCCTTTCGGAAGGCTTTCTGACCTTCCTGCGGCGCCTGCGCATCAGCATGTTTGCCATTGATGAGGCCCACTGCATCAGCTCCTGGGGCCACGACTTCCGGCCCGAGTACACCCAGCTGCGGGTGTTGCGCGAGCAGTTTCCCGCCACGCCCATCATTGCCCTTACCGCCACCGCCGACCGTCTCACCCAGCGCGATATTCAGCAGCAGTTGCGCCTGAGTAATCCGCGGGTGTTTCTCTCTTCCTTCGACCGGCCCAACCTCAACCTGATTGTGCGCCCCGGCCAGGATCGGGTAGGTGGCATTCTGGAGTTTCTGGAGCGCCACCAGGGCGAGGCGGGCATCATTTACTGCCTCTCGCGCAAGCAGTGCGAAACCCTGGCCCAGAAAATCCAGGCCAAGGGTATTAAGGCTGGTTACTATCACGCCGGCATGACGCCCAACCAGCGCGGGGCCGTGCAGGAAGCCTTCCTCAAAGACGACTTGCAGGTAATTGTGGCCACTATTGCCTTTGGCATGGGCATCGACAAGAGCAACGTGCGCTGGGTGATTCATTACAACCTGCCCAAAAACATCGAGGGCTACTACCAGGAAATAGGCCGCGCCGGCCGCGACGGCGCCCCCGCCACGGCCGTGCTGTTCTACTCCTTCGGCGACGTGATGAGCCTGCGCGACATGCTCACGAAGGAAAACCCCAACCTTACCCAGCTCAACCTCACCAAGCTGGAGCGCATGCAGCAGTTTGCCGAAGCGGCCTCCTGCCGCCGCAAAATTTTGCTCAATTACTTCGGTGAAACCCTGGCCACCGACTGCGGCAACTGCGACATCTGCCGCAACCCGCCTACCACCTTCGACGGTACAGAACTGGCCCAGAAGGCTTTGTCGGCGGTGGTGCGCGGGCGGGAGCGGATGAGCATCAACCTGCTCATTGACGTGCTGCGCGGCATGCGCAACCAAGCCGTGCTCAGCCAGGGCCTCGACCAAATCAAAACCTACGGCGCCGGCCGCGACCTGGCCTACCTCGACTGGTATAGCTACATCCATCAGATGCTCAACGATGGGTTGCTTTACATTGCCTACGAGGAAGGCTACGCACTGAAAATCACGGAGTTGGGCCGAGAGGTGCTGCAAGGCCAGCGCACCCTACCCATGAAGAAGTTTCAGCCTGCCGAGAAGGCTGAAAAAGCGCCGCGCGGCCGCAAAGCCGCGGCTCCCACCAAGGCAGCACCCGTTAGCCGCGAGGCCCAGCTGTTCGAGGCCCTGCGCACCCTGCGCAAGCGCATTGCCGACGAGCAAGGCGTGCCGCCCTACGTTATCTTCACCGACTCTACCCTGCAGGAAATGGCAACGGAGCGGCCTATCAACCGGGTGGCCATGCTCAGCATTTCGGGGGTAGGCATGAAGAAGTTCGAAACCTACGGGGACGCCTTTATCCGGGAGGTGCTGGCCCACGGCGGCAACCCAGCGGCCGCCGCGGCCGAGCTGGACTTCGACGACGATGCGGTTAGCCTCGACCCGGATGACTACAGCACGGCCGCCAAGACTGCTACCCGTAAAAAGGAAGCTAAAGAGCCCAAAGAAGCTGCTACCGAGGTAAATGGCACTATGGAAACTACCCACCAGCTCCACCGTATGGGGCTGAGCGTGGAGGCCATTGCCCAGCGCCGGGACTTGGCCGTATCTACGGTGCAAACCCACCTGACCACTTGCTACGCCAAAGGCCTGGAGCTGCGCATCGAGGACTTCCTGAAACCCCAGGAGCTGGCCGAAATCCAAACGGCCCAGGCCCAGCTCGGCGGTAGTCCCATGCTCCGCGACCTGTTCGACCACTTGCGCGAGCAGTACGACTACTTCCGCCTGCGCCTGGCCCTGATGTACTTTAAGAAGCTGCGCGGAGAGTAG
- a CDS encoding four-helix bundle copper-binding protein codes for MPTSPAAPAQRVVILDALNRCVATCEYCATACLSEEHVHMMAACIRLDRDCADICALTARLVARDSEHAKHLMRECMEVCQKCAEECSQHQDQHCQDCATACRACVEACQQYLG; via the coding sequence ATGCCTACCTCCCCTGCTGCCCCGGCCCAGCGTGTTGTTATTCTGGATGCCTTGAACCGTTGCGTGGCTACCTGCGAGTACTGCGCTACCGCCTGCCTGAGCGAAGAACATGTGCACATGATGGCCGCCTGCATCCGCCTCGACCGGGACTGCGCCGACATCTGCGCCCTCACGGCCCGCCTTGTTGCCCGCGACTCAGAGCACGCCAAGCATCTGATGCGGGAGTGCATGGAGGTGTGCCAAAAGTGCGCCGAAGAATGCAGCCAGCACCAAGACCAACACTGCCAAGACTGCGCCACCGCCTGCCGCGCCTGCGTGGAAGCCTGCCAACAGTACCTGGGGTAA
- a CDS encoding THUMP domain-containing class I SAM-dependent RNA methyltransferase, whose product MADNRRSAPFYMTATTQFGLEEVLAEELRQLGAKIEKVGQRAIEFTGDTQLLYEACLWCRTAMRILRPFAGFYARDEKALYREVSRIDWQRFIRPDQTFAITAVVNKSTFEHSLFVAQLTKDAIVDQFRNRTGSRPSVDVKNPDIRLHLHMIENEVTLSLDASGESLHKRGYRQQTNVAPLNEALAAGLLLLTGWDGRKPLIDPMCGSGTLLTEAALIAQRIAPGLYHQGKFGFENWADFDAALWESVQLDARQARLEEPQAYLAGSDLSREFIELARENVAAADLEDFIRLGVRDVREAKAPAKEEPGIVIMNPPYGERIGEEAEMDALYKTIGDTLKSGFQGYDAYIFTGNLEAAKRIGLKASRRIPLYNGPIDCRLLKYELYQGTRKIK is encoded by the coding sequence ATGGCCGATAACCGCCGCTCCGCCCCATTTTACATGACTGCCACTACCCAGTTTGGGCTGGAAGAAGTGCTAGCCGAGGAGCTGCGTCAGCTTGGGGCGAAAATTGAAAAGGTAGGCCAGCGAGCCATTGAGTTTACTGGCGACACCCAGCTGCTCTACGAGGCCTGCCTGTGGTGCCGCACGGCCATGCGCATCCTGCGGCCCTTCGCCGGTTTCTACGCCCGCGACGAAAAAGCCCTCTACCGCGAAGTAAGCCGCATCGACTGGCAGCGCTTTATCCGGCCCGACCAAACCTTTGCCATCACGGCCGTCGTGAACAAGTCCACGTTCGAGCATTCCCTGTTCGTGGCCCAGCTCACCAAGGATGCCATCGTGGACCAGTTCCGCAACCGCACCGGCTCGCGCCCCAGCGTGGACGTGAAAAACCCCGACATCCGGCTGCACCTGCACATGATTGAGAACGAGGTGACCCTGAGCCTCGACGCCTCCGGGGAGTCGTTGCACAAGCGCGGCTACCGCCAGCAAACCAACGTGGCCCCGCTCAACGAAGCCCTAGCCGCGGGCCTGCTGCTGCTCACCGGCTGGGACGGCCGCAAGCCCCTCATCGACCCCATGTGCGGCTCCGGTACCCTGCTCACCGAGGCTGCCCTGATTGCCCAGCGCATTGCCCCCGGCCTTTACCACCAGGGCAAATTCGGTTTTGAAAACTGGGCCGATTTCGACGCCGCCCTCTGGGAATCAGTGCAGCTCGACGCTCGCCAGGCCCGCCTGGAGGAGCCCCAGGCCTACCTTGCCGGTTCCGATTTATCCCGCGAATTCATCGAACTGGCCCGCGAAAACGTGGCCGCCGCCGATTTGGAAGACTTTATCCGGCTGGGCGTGCGCGACGTGCGTGAGGCCAAGGCGCCCGCCAAGGAAGAGCCCGGCATCGTCATCATGAATCCGCCCTACGGGGAGCGAATTGGGGAGGAAGCCGAAATGGATGCCCTCTACAAAACCATCGGCGACACCTTGAAATCCGGCTTCCAGGGCTACGACGCCTACATCTTCACTGGCAACCTGGAGGCCGCCAAGCGCATCGGCCTGAAAGCCTCCCGCCGCATTCCCCTCTACAACGGCCCCATCGACTGCCGCCTGCTCAAGTATGAACTCTACCAGGGTACCCGTAAGATAAAGTAG
- a CDS encoding sugar MFS transporter has protein sequence MAAPITSSPTATSGTTRSYALPMAAMTSLFFLFGAVTNFNDVLMPYLKDVCQLTDLQSSLVQFAFFGAYFLMSLPAGYVLKRLGYQRGIVLGLLVMASGALLFIPAANSRTFGVFLLGLSVLGAGVTLLQVAANPYVSILGPANRAASRVSIVGVANNFGGTLSPLLGGILLFGGSAALKARLAALPVAQRLAEESTLVKGPYIGLAVFLVILAGTFFLLKLPELETFADEEAEVVPATAGRTSALQFPHLALGVVAIFVYVGVEVGLGSFLIRYGEAQGITQLSGFTQALVRGLNVAVNFIAVLVGQAPAPIDTTAGFTKAVGAVLVSSYWFGSLVGRVVGIPLLARINDRKALVVVCAAGVLLVLASILNAGETALWLIVLCGLMNSIMWPVIFPLAIKGLGGFTKQGSSYLIMAIVGGAIIPLLMGWVATNGGGLRVAFIIPALCYAYLLFYALRGYRVR, from the coding sequence ATGGCCGCACCCATTACCTCCTCTCCCACCGCCACTTCCGGCACCACGCGCAGCTACGCCCTGCCCATGGCGGCCATGACGAGCCTGTTCTTTTTGTTCGGGGCCGTTACCAACTTCAACGACGTGCTCATGCCCTACCTCAAGGACGTGTGCCAGCTCACGGATTTGCAGTCGTCGTTGGTGCAGTTTGCCTTCTTTGGGGCCTATTTTCTGATGTCGCTGCCGGCGGGCTACGTGCTCAAGCGCCTGGGCTACCAGCGCGGTATTGTGCTGGGGTTGCTGGTGATGGCGTCGGGGGCTTTACTGTTTATTCCGGCGGCCAATTCGCGCACGTTTGGAGTGTTCTTGCTGGGGCTAAGCGTGTTGGGCGCGGGCGTAACGCTGTTGCAAGTGGCCGCCAACCCCTACGTGTCTATTCTGGGGCCGGCCAACCGGGCGGCTAGTCGGGTAAGCATTGTGGGGGTAGCTAATAACTTCGGAGGCACCTTGTCGCCGCTGCTGGGCGGGATTTTGCTGTTCGGCGGCTCGGCGGCCCTGAAGGCACGGTTGGCGGCGCTACCGGTAGCCCAGCGCCTAGCCGAGGAATCTACCCTCGTAAAGGGCCCCTATATTGGACTAGCGGTGTTTTTGGTTATTCTGGCCGGCACCTTCTTCCTACTGAAACTGCCCGAACTGGAAACTTTCGCCGATGAGGAAGCGGAGGTAGTACCGGCTACGGCGGGCCGCACTTCGGCCCTGCAGTTTCCGCACCTGGCCCTGGGAGTCGTTGCCATCTTCGTATACGTGGGCGTGGAGGTAGGCCTGGGCTCCTTCCTGATCCGCTACGGTGAGGCTCAAGGCATTACGCAGCTCAGCGGCTTTACCCAGGCCTTAGTTCGGGGCTTGAACGTAGCCGTAAACTTTATTGCGGTGCTAGTAGGTCAGGCTCCGGCCCCCATTGATACCACGGCCGGCTTCACCAAAGCGGTAGGCGCGGTGCTGGTGTCGTCGTACTGGTTTGGCTCGCTGGTGGGTCGGGTAGTGGGCATCCCGCTGCTAGCCCGCATCAACGACCGTAAAGCACTGGTAGTAGTATGTGCCGCTGGCGTACTGCTGGTGCTGGCCTCCATCCTAAACGCGGGAGAAACGGCTCTGTGGCTGATTGTGCTCTGCGGCCTGATGAACTCGATTATGTGGCCGGTCATTTTTCCGCTGGCTATTAAAGGGTTAGGCGGCTTTACCAAACAGGGTTCTTCCTACCTTATTATGGCCATCGTAGGTGGGGCCATTATTCCGCTGCTTATGGGCTGGGTAGCCACCAACGGCGGCGGGCTGCGCGTGGCCTTTATTATTCCGGCCCTGTGTTACGCGTATTTACTGTTCTACGCTCTGCGCGGCTACCGCGTGCGGTAG
- the murB gene encoding UDP-N-acetylmuramate dehydrogenase, translated as MASAPVLEHHVSLRPYNTFGLEVKARLFARFTSVEELRALLALPEVQAATKLVLGGGSNLLFTQDFDGVVLKNEIRGLDIISQDAETALVRAGAGESWHGLVQYTLDQELSGIENLSLIPGTVGAAPLQNIGAYGSELKDTFEQLEALEISTGQVRTFSAAECGFGYRESVFKGPLKNQFIVTGVVLRLQRQARPNLSYGAIKTTLEDLGIGGEPTPREVSEAVMHIRRSKLPDPTQIGNAGSFFKNPEVSQLKYDELKAHFPELPGYPVPGGVKVPAAWLIEQCGWKGQRRGAHGVHDKQALVLVNHGGALGHDIRELAHDIIASVREKFGIELHPEVNIL; from the coding sequence ATGGCTTCGGCTCCCGTCCTTGAACACCACGTTTCCCTGCGCCCCTACAACACCTTCGGCCTGGAGGTGAAGGCCCGGTTGTTTGCTCGCTTTACTTCGGTTGAGGAGCTGCGGGCACTGCTGGCCCTCCCTGAGGTGCAAGCGGCCACCAAGCTGGTGCTGGGCGGCGGCTCCAACCTGCTCTTCACCCAGGATTTCGATGGTGTGGTGCTGAAAAATGAAATCCGGGGCCTCGACATCATCAGCCAAGATGCTGAAACGGCCCTGGTGCGGGCCGGCGCGGGCGAGTCGTGGCACGGTTTGGTGCAGTACACGCTGGACCAGGAGTTGAGCGGCATCGAAAATCTTTCCCTGATTCCGGGCACGGTAGGCGCGGCGCCGCTGCAGAACATTGGGGCCTACGGCTCCGAGCTGAAAGATACCTTTGAGCAACTCGAAGCTTTGGAAATCAGCACCGGGCAGGTGCGCACGTTTTCGGCCGCCGAGTGCGGCTTCGGCTACCGGGAAAGTGTGTTCAAAGGCCCCCTAAAAAACCAGTTTATCGTGACGGGCGTGGTCTTGCGCCTGCAGCGGCAGGCCCGGCCCAACCTCAGCTACGGCGCCATCAAAACCACCCTCGAAGACCTAGGCATTGGGGGCGAGCCTACCCCCCGCGAGGTCAGCGAAGCCGTCATGCACATTCGGCGCAGCAAGCTCCCCGACCCCACCCAGATTGGCAATGCCGGCTCTTTTTTCAAAAACCCCGAAGTATCTCAGCTTAAATATGACGAGCTGAAGGCCCACTTCCCCGAGCTGCCCGGCTACCCCGTGCCCGGCGGAGTAAAAGTGCCGGCCGCCTGGCTGATTGAGCAATGCGGCTGGAAGGGCCAGCGCCGCGGCGCCCACGGCGTGCACGACAAACAGGCCTTGGTGCTGGTAAACCACGGCGGCGCGCTAGGACACGACATCCGCGAGCTAGCCCACGACATTATTGCGTCGGTGCGGGAAAAGTTTGGTATCGAGCTGCACCCCGAGGTGAACATCCTCTGA
- a CDS encoding fibronectin type III domain-containing protein yields the protein MPVIQGEPVPTAIHRTGFTVTFQTINPGTTIVEYGKTTALGTTVNLPAATTAHSVELTNLEPGTVYYVRVSATNAAGTSRSAAVPMITDTKKRLTARP from the coding sequence TTGCCTGTCATCCAGGGCGAGCCCGTACCCACGGCCATCCACCGCACCGGCTTCACGGTTACTTTCCAGACCATCAACCCCGGCACCACCATCGTTGAGTACGGCAAAACCACGGCCCTGGGCACTACGGTTAACTTGCCCGCCGCCACTACCGCCCACAGCGTCGAACTCACCAATCTGGAGCCAGGCACGGTGTACTACGTGCGGGTATCGGCTACCAATGCCGCGGGTACGTCGCGCTCCGCCGCCGTGCCAATGATAACGGACACGAAAAAGCGCCTGACCGCCCGGCCCTAG
- a CDS encoding phospholipase D-like domain-containing protein has translation MKKFTLLALLGSGAALQPVAAQTVQSVADARAAGVGAVVTVRGVVTNGTELGVIRYLQDGTGGLAAYSTSAAGFSALVPGDSIEISGTLKNFNGLLEIDPVASVAVLAQNRVIRPAATVEASALTSVFAEQYESRVVRINKNTSITTSAGAAVGTFGGNTNYLLNGTTGATVRTAAAGNTGNDIVGKAAPSGQFDVLGIMSQFSNSGTGGYQLLPRRYQDFVLGGTPNLLSSPVPTAISTTGFTVNFTTENTGTAKLEYGTSPAGPFTAVTGPTTAAKQHSIALTGLQPGIIYYVKASVTNSIGTSESRAVPMVTASLSSGKMRSYFTGTVNTALALPSNAATYLANGAIADTLARYINRATKTLDIAIYNWNSPVILAAVNAAHARNVAVRVIFENDNTNASIPGLNTNIPRLGRQTQQNIMHNKFVVIDAEDANVNVPWVWSGSTNWTPAQLSTDRNNAIAIQDQALARTYTLEFNEMWGSGTLATARFGSAKTDNTPHYLMIGGKQVESWFSPTDQVNGRLIQAIQSADNDLHIATMLITRAELGRAIVDQVRARNIVGCSEVLVNDTSNTGTGTILRTIRTALGERALVKNTSGIMHHKYAIVDAGASQSDPLVFVGSHNWSLSADTENDENTLIVHDARIVNQYYQEFAARIAEQNRGVQLCSLVLSNKKTVQQSAVQVYPNPTSGKFQLRVQASAARTARVVLRDATGRVVLDQTKTLNGQEVSVDASALRAGLYLVQIETAESTQVSRVVVE, from the coding sequence ATGAAAAAATTTACTCTGTTAGCTCTGCTAGGTAGCGGGGCCGCATTGCAGCCTGTAGCGGCCCAAACGGTACAATCGGTGGCCGATGCCCGCGCCGCCGGGGTTGGCGCCGTTGTAACGGTGCGGGGCGTAGTTACCAACGGTACGGAGCTGGGCGTCATTCGCTACTTGCAGGATGGCACCGGTGGTCTGGCCGCCTATTCTACTAGCGCGGCCGGCTTTTCGGCCCTGGTACCCGGCGACAGTATCGAAATCAGCGGGACGCTGAAAAACTTTAATGGCCTGCTGGAAATTGACCCAGTAGCCAGCGTGGCCGTGCTGGCCCAGAACCGGGTTATCCGGCCCGCAGCCACCGTAGAGGCTTCCGCCCTGACGTCGGTTTTTGCCGAGCAGTACGAGTCGCGGGTGGTGCGCATCAACAAGAACACCTCCATTACCACCAGCGCCGGCGCCGCAGTCGGCACTTTCGGGGGCAACACCAACTACCTGCTCAACGGCACTACCGGGGCTACTGTGCGCACGGCCGCCGCGGGCAATACCGGCAACGACATTGTAGGGAAAGCCGCCCCCAGCGGTCAGTTCGACGTGCTGGGAATTATGAGCCAGTTTTCCAACAGCGGCACGGGCGGTTACCAGCTGCTTCCCCGCCGCTACCAGGATTTCGTGTTGGGTGGCACTCCCAACCTGCTCAGCTCGCCGGTGCCTACGGCCATTAGCACCACGGGCTTCACGGTGAATTTCACCACCGAAAACACGGGTACGGCCAAGCTGGAGTACGGTACTTCCCCGGCCGGTCCCTTCACTGCGGTAACCGGGCCTACCACGGCCGCCAAGCAGCACAGCATCGCCCTGACGGGTTTGCAGCCGGGCATTATTTATTACGTGAAAGCCTCGGTTACGAACAGCATTGGCACTTCGGAGTCCAGGGCCGTGCCCATGGTAACGGCCTCGCTTTCCAGCGGTAAAATGCGTTCCTACTTCACTGGCACGGTAAACACGGCTCTGGCCCTGCCCAGCAACGCGGCTACGTACCTGGCCAACGGCGCTATTGCCGACACGCTGGCTCGCTACATCAATCGGGCCACCAAAACCCTGGACATTGCCATTTATAACTGGAACAGTCCAGTTATTCTGGCGGCCGTAAATGCGGCCCACGCTCGAAATGTAGCCGTGCGCGTCATCTTCGAAAATGATAACACCAACGCCAGCATTCCCGGCCTGAACACCAACATACCGCGCCTCGGCCGCCAGACCCAGCAGAACATCATGCACAACAAGTTTGTGGTGATTGACGCCGAGGATGCCAACGTGAATGTGCCGTGGGTATGGTCGGGCTCCACAAACTGGACGCCAGCCCAGCTTTCCACGGACCGTAACAATGCCATTGCCATTCAGGACCAGGCCCTGGCCCGCACCTACACCCTGGAGTTCAATGAAATGTGGGGCAGCGGCACCCTGGCTACGGCCCGTTTCGGCTCGGCCAAAACCGACAACACGCCCCACTACCTCATGATCGGGGGCAAGCAGGTGGAGTCGTGGTTCTCGCCCACGGACCAAGTGAACGGCCGCTTGATTCAGGCCATTCAGTCGGCCGACAACGACCTGCACATTGCCACCATGTTGATTACCCGCGCCGAGTTGGGCCGCGCCATCGTGGACCAGGTACGGGCCCGCAACATCGTGGGCTGCTCCGAGGTGCTGGTGAATGATACCAGCAACACCGGCACCGGCACCATTCTGCGCACCATCCGCACCGCGCTGGGCGAGCGGGCCCTAGTAAAAAATACCAGCGGCATCATGCACCACAAATACGCCATCGTGGATGCCGGCGCCTCGCAGTCGGACCCGCTGGTGTTTGTGGGTTCCCACAACTGGTCGCTCTCGGCCGATACGGAGAATGACGAAAACACGCTCATCGTGCACGATGCCCGCATCGTAAACCAGTACTACCAGGAGTTTGCCGCCCGCATTGCCGAGCAAAACCGGGGCGTACAGCTGTGCAGCTTGGTGCTGAGCAACAAGAAAACCGTGCAGCAAAGCGCCGTGCAGGTGTACCCCAATCCCACCAGCGGCAAGTTCCAGCTGCGCGTGCAAGCCAGCGCCGCCCGCACCGCCCGCGTGGTGCTGCGCGACGCCACCGGCCGCGTAGTGCTCGACCAGACCAAAACCCTGAATGGCCAGGAAGTAAGCGTAGATGCCTCGGCCCTACGCGCCGGCCTGTACCTGGTACAGATTGAAACGGCCGAATCGACGCAGGTTAGCCGGGTAGTAGTGGAGTAA